GATGACCGCGCCGTCCGGGAACAGCCGCCGCGCGCCCTGCGTATAGCCCAGCACCCGGCCGGAATCGTCCAGCCGCACCGCCGCCTCGGGGTCCACGTCCAGGAATTCGGGGCTGTCGGACAGCCGCAGCACCCAGTCGCGGCGGCTTTCGGCCATCAGGTTCGCCATCTCGACCCGCCTTGCGGCATTGGTCACCAGGCTCATGGCGAGATTCTGGCTGCGCTTCGGCGTGGGCGAGCGCAGAAGCGAGATGTCGAGCACCGCCGCCAGTTCCCCCAGGCTGTCGAAGATCGGCGCCGCCGTGCAGCTGAGCGTGACATGGGCATTGCCGAAATGGTCGTCCTGGTGGACGGTCACCGGCTCGCGGGTCACGATGCAGGCGCCGACGCCGCAGGTGCCGGCCAGGTCCTCGGACCAGTTCGAGCCGAGATAGAGCCCGGCCCCGCGCAGGTCGTCCACGAACAGGTCGTCGCCGAAGAAATCGACGCAGACGCCCTTGGCATCGGTCAGCAGCAGCACGTAGTTCTGCCCGGCGACCTGCCGGAACAGGCTTTGCAGGCTGGAACGCGCCGCGCCGATCATCCATTCCGCCTGCTGGCGGTGGTCGCGCAGCTCGCTTTGCGTGACGATATGGGCCGGGTCGCGGCGCATCGGGTCCATGCCATAGACCTCGACGCAGCGCCGCCACGAGGCCGAGACGAAACCGTCCCGCCCGGTCTGGGTGCCGCCCAGCACCCGCTCGATCTCCTCGACATGCTGCCGATCGCTCACGCGGTCCTCCTCCTGCGCGGTGCAGGTTAGCACAGGGCCCGGCCGGCGCAGAACAGACTTTCGTCGCGGGCGCGGGAGGCTGGCGGCGGCGCGTCGTCCCTTGCAGGTCTGATGCCGGTGACAAGGCCGACGCCCGGCACCTCGCAACCGTGCTCGGGCTTCAGCTCCAGCCCGGGGAACTGGCGCACGTCGGCGGTGACATAGAACATGCCGCCCCAGCCGACATCGACCCGGACCAGATGCGGCACCTCGATCTCGGCATCCAGATGCGCGGCACAGGCGCTTTGCACGTTGTTCGCGGCAAGCGAGACGGTGCCGCAATCGGCAGCCTTGGCGCTGCCCCGCCGCGCCAAGGGCTGCGGCGACGAGCATTGCGACGAGCAGCGTGTTCACGGGTTCTTCGGCAGGATGGGCAGGCAGGTTCAAAGCTCGTCCATCGGTTTTCGTGGACGATATTTCAGCACCGAATCGTCCGATTCGGCTTTCGGGACCGCAGTCGCTCCTGCTTACCGCGCCATCACCCTGGCGATGTAGTCCGCCGTCATCAGGTCCAGATGCGCGCCGCCGCCGTTCTTGTAGACCGTGATCTCATCCGGCGATTGCCGGCGCCGGGCGCCCGGCCGCACCAGGTCGTAGAGATCGCCCAGCACGCTTTCCGCCGTGATCGCGCCCGAGGCGATGGGCATCATCAGCTCGCCGATATGGCCCAGCGTGGTCGCACGGCTGTCCACGAACAGCGCCGCCCGCGCCATCAGTGCGTCGTCCGCCTCGCGCATGTCGGCCTTGAAGGCGCCGATCAGGTCGACATGCGTGCCGGGCCGCACCCAGTCGCCCAGGATCAACGGCTGACGCGCCATGGTGGCCGCGGTCACGATGTCGGCCTGTCCGACCGCCGCCTGCAGGTCGGGCACCGCCGCCAGCTCGGCCGGGATGCCGTCCAGCGCGGCGACCAGCGCCTGCGCCTGCTCGGGGCGCCGCGACCAGACCGAGACCCGCTCGATCCCCGGCAGCACCGCCGTATAGGCCTTGACCAGGCTGGCCGCGACCGTGCCCGCGCCCACCACCAGCAGATGCCGACTGTCGGGCCGGGCAAGCAGGCTGGCGCCCAGGACGGAATCCGCGGCGGTCTTGATTTCGGTCACCAGCGGGCTGTCGACGATGGCTTTCAGCGTGCCGGTCGCGCCGTCGAAGACCAGCATCGCGCCCTGCACCGTCGGCAGGCCGCGCGCCGCGTTGCCGTCCATGACGGTGAAGGTCTTGGCGCCATAGCCCAGCCCCGGGATGAAGGCCGAGCGGCTCATCATCGTGCCGGTCGGCGGGCCCAGGAACACGTCGCGGATCTCGGCCCGGGGCAGCGCATGGCCCTGGCGCAGCGCCTCGACCGCATCGGTCCAGGCCAGCCGGCCGATCGCATCCTGATAGGACAGAAACCGCGGCGCGGGATTGGTGGCGGTCATGGGCGAGGCCTCTGCTTCTATGACTGGGTCCGGAGCGCGCCGGGTTCTGTCGCAATGGTCGATCCGCCCGCGGCCCGTCAAGAGGCGGCCGGCAGGGCGCTTCCAGCACCAGGGCGAGTCGAGTACGAGGTGGCGCGGCTGTTCGACGTCGGCAAGATCCCGGTGCGCGGGGCGCTGAAGCGGCTGGAAACCGAGGGGCTGATGGAATTCCACCGCAACCGGGTCGCCATCGTGACGACGGTCTCGGAGCCCGAGATCGCCCGATCCTCGAGGTCCGGGCCATCCTGGGATCGAACGCGATCCGGCTGTCGGTGCCGCATATGACCGAGGCCACCTTGGCCGAGGGCTAGGCGCGGTGCGACGCCTTCGCGCGGGAAAGCGGAGGCCGCGCTGCGGTCGGCATTGGCGGTTCCACAGCCGGCTCTACCTGGACGCGCAGCGCCCCTTCCTGGTCGCCACCATCCGCGCGGTGAACGACCGGCTCGAACACCATCTGCATGCGCAGCTGACCCTTTCGCACGGGCTGGGCGCTGCCGACCGCCTGCGCGAGGGCGACGCCGAGAAGGCGGCGCGGCGGCCATATCATGGGCGCCTGCTCCTCGCTGCTGCATCACCTGCCGGGGGCGAAGGCAGGCGGCTGAGGTCCGGGCAACCCGGCGGCTGGCATCTTCATGCTGCCGCATGTGAGGAGTTGGAATCGGCGGGACGGAACATTCGCGGACTTGTTCGCCTGCGAGGAAAGGCCATATGCGTGCCCGGCGCCCTGATGTCAGACCTCGTCCAAGTGCGGGCGTGGCCGATCGGGCGATACGATGCTTTGGAAGAGATCGGCAGGCGCGCCTTCCACAGCTTGGCTGCGCCGCTCCATGGCCTCGCGCCCGCAGGATTGGCGAGTGTCGGACAGTCAGGCGTTTCCGGCGTGGGCTCCCGCGCCGCCAGCTTCGCCGCCAGCCGGGCGGCGACCAGCGCGGCATGGGCCGTGACCTCGGGGATGCCCATCAGCTCGCCGACATGGCCGCGCGCCAGCGGACCCGCGACCAGCAGGCCGGCCGAGGCGGCGCCGTTGCCGCCGACCGCCAGGCAGCCTTGCATCACGTCCAGGCCCAGGTGAAGGGCATCCGGGCGGACAGGAAGGGCGAGCCGGCCACGACGCCGCCATACGCGGGCCCGGTGGTCAGGATCACGCGTCGAAGACCTCGCGTCGCGGCTGGCCGCCGCGGCCACGCCAGATGACCGCGATCCCCTCGTCCAACTGCCGCGCGATTTGCGGCCGGCCGTCACCGTCAGGCGATGCCCGGCGATCAGCCAGTCCAGGACCGCCTCGACCTGCGGGGCGATGCGGAAGCGGTGGATGTCCCACCACGCCCGCAGCCGATGCACCAGCCTGGCGCGCTGATCGGGCGCCAGCGCCGCCCAGATCGCGGATCCGTCGCGGCGCAGGTTGCCCAGCTTCGCCTGCCAGGGCAGGCCCGACTGCCGGTCCAGCCACGCCGCCGCGCGGATGCGGCGCAGAAGTGCCAGCGCGCTGCGGGCCGGGTTGCCGGCGAAATCGGCCGCGGATTCAGCATAGCGAAGGCATGCCCGCGCGAGCGCAGCCCGCGCCGCGACAGGGCGGTGATCCGCCTGGCAAACCTTGCGGTCGAGGCTGGCGATCACCTCGGCCGAGGTCAGCCCGGTGCCCACACCAGCAGGTTGCGCGCCTGGCGCGCGACCTCGGCCAAGCGGTCGGCCGCACTGCTGTCGGCGATCAGCCGGGGCGAATCCGCCAGTCCGGCAAAAGCCGCGGGAATGCCGGGTGGCGGATGGCTGGTCGCGATGACGACCGCATCGGCGGCCAGTTCCGAGCCGTCGTCGCAGGCGATCAGGAACCGTCCCGCCGCCGGCCGCGCCGCCAGCGCCGTCGCGCGCAGATCCCGCACCCGTCCCGAGGCCAGACGCGGCGCCAGGTTGTCGGTGGCATATTCCGCGACCAGCCCGCGCTGGACGAAGGCCTCGCTGCTGGCAAGGCAGGTGCCGGGGGACAGCGGGATGCGGCGGCGATCGAACCAGTTCTGCAATCCGCTCCTGTCGGCACAATCCATGGTCATGCGCGCCGCGGGCACATTGATGCGATGGCCGGGATCCGCCGTGGCATACACCGCCTGCGCCCGCTGCCAGGCGGCGGCGTGATGCGGCCCCTGCGCCAGCCAGTCGCGACAAGAGCGCGCGCGGCCGCTCGCCCAGGCGCTAAGGCTGGCGCCGCGCCGCGATCAGCCGCAGGAAAGTGTCCTGCGCCAGGTCGGCCGCCAGGTCGCCGCCGTCGCCAGTTGTCCGCGCAGCCAGCCCTGAAACCAGCCGTGATGATCGGCGTAAAGCGCATGGAATTCGCATTTCGGATGCCCGCCGACCGCCACCCTGCCCCCCGTATCCCCCTCGACCCCGGCGCGGCCATCGCGCCGGACATGCCCGCGCCGGGATCGCGAGCGACGGCGCGCGGGTGCTGTCGATTCCATGCCACGATCGCGCAAAAGGCGAAAAGCCGGCGCCGGGGCGCGCAAACCTGCCCTTTTCAATATCTTGACGGGATTCCGATTCATCACGGAAACTTTATCCATTCCCGAGTGCAAGAGGTTTCCCATGACACGCCTGTCGAAACGGCTTGCCACGCCGCTGCTTTGCCTGTCGCTGTGCCTGCCGGCCCAAGCCGACGATGCGGCCAGGATCGTCGGCGGCATCCTGGGCGCCATCGTGCAGGAACAGTCGCGCCAGCAGCAACAGCGCGACCTGCAGCGCCAGCAGCAATACCAGCAGCAGCAGTATCAGCAACAGCCGCAGCGCCGCCAGCAGAACGCCCAGCGCCAGGCCCCCGCCGCGCCGCAGCCGAAGCAGCCGCGGCTGTCGCTGGCCGAACGCAAGGCCGTGCAGCGCGCCCTGCGCGAGGCCGGCTTCTATGGCGGGGCCATCGACGGCGCGCTTGGTCCGGGCAGCCGCAAGGCCATCGCGGCCTGGCAGGAATCGGTCGGGGCGACGCCCTCGGGCTATCTCGCGCCGCGCCAAGCCAGCACGCTGGTCGCCCAGGCCCCCGCGCCCGACCCGGAACCGGAATTCGCGCAAGACCATGCCGGGCCGGCACAGGCCGCCGATCAGCCCCTCGATTCGGGCGCGGCCTTCCCCGAGGCGGCCGAGACCGCGCTGTTTCCCGAAACCCCCGCCGAGGACCCGGCGCCCACCACGGCCGCGGCGGATTTCGACCCGGCCGGCGCCGAGGTGATCCGCGACGGCGACCACTTGCATGCCGCCTATCTGTTCTGGGCCCTCAGCCGCGCCCCCGAACAGATCTGGGCGCCCACCATCGCCCGCAACTACGGCAAGCTGCCGATGGCCGACGGCAACCCGCCGCCTTATGGCCTGCAGCAGGCGCAGCTGCGTCCGCTGGTCGAGGCCGCCGTGGCGCATTACGGCCAGCATCCGCCCCGGCTGGCGGTGCTGGACCTGCCCTTGCAGAAAGGCACCAACGACAAGGACGAGAACGGGCTCGACCAGCGCGCCACGCATTGGTTCCCCGAGATGCGCGGCAACCTGGCCGACATCAGCGGCGTGCCGGCCATCACCGCCCTGCAGCTGCGCGGCGCGAGCGGCGGGCTGGAACTGCACCTGGCGCCCGAGAAACCCTTTTTCCTGGCCGTGCCCGCCGATTACCGCACCGCCTGGGCGCAGCCCGTCAACGGCAGCGGCCGCCCCGTGCTGCGGGTCGAGATGGCGCTCTCCGGGCTGGAACCTTCGACCGACCTGACCGCCTGGCCGATGGGCAAGGCCCGCATCGCCATCCAGCGCGCGACGCTGCTGGTCGCCTCGGCCGAGGATCGCGCGACCGGCACCCGCGCCGAGCAGGTGCTGCATGTCTGGACCGGCGCCGCGCCCGAGGCGCAAAAGGTCGACCGCCCGGCCGATGCCGCCGCCATCGCCGCGATCTATGGCATCCCTGAACAGGCCGGCCGCATCCTGACCACGCCCGAGCGCGACAGCCAGACCCGCCGCGTCCAGCGCAAGGACCAGCCCCGCGCCCTGCTGCAGGAGGACGGCTACGGATCGGGCGGGAACGGGTTGCAACTGCTCGAACTGGCGATGCGGCTCGGGGCGCTGATCGACGCCGGCCCGGACCGGGTGCTGGACCCGCGGCTGGCGCAGCAGGCCGCGAATGCGCTTCTGTCCAGGCGCGAGCGGGTCGAGCTTTTGCCGACCGCGCTGGCGATGGACGGCGCCAGCGGCTATGCCAACGGCCTCAGCGAGCTTTCGGTGCGCAAGGCGATGAACCAGGCCGAACCGCAGCTGCGCCGGCTGATCTCGGGCCGGGCGCCGCAATTCCCGGTGCCGCTGCGGGCGGTCATGCCGGTGCAGCTGGGCGAATACGATTTCGACGCCGGCGGCTTTCCCCTGACCATCCAGCGCGAATATGCGGCCTGGCTGCCGGACCTGGTCTCGGGCCAGCCGCCGGCGGTGCCGCAGTTCTTCCGCATCGACGTGGACAATGCCGAAAAGCTGCTGGCGCATCTGAACAAGGCCGGCAGCATGGGCCAGCGCACCGTCTATCTGGTCGCCGATTACGCCGTGGCCGCGATGCGGGTGCGCCCG
This window of the Paracoccus sp. N5 genome carries:
- a CDS encoding proline racemase family protein, producing MARRGSAKAADCGTVSLAANNVQSACAAHLDAEIEVPHLVRVDVGWGGMFYVTADVRQFPGLELKPEHGCEVPGVGLVTGIRPARDDAPPPASRARDESLFCAGRALC
- a CDS encoding ornithine cyclodeaminase produces the protein MTATNPAPRFLSYQDAIGRLAWTDAVEALRQGHALPRAEIRDVFLGPPTGTMMSRSAFIPGLGYGAKTFTVMDGNAARGLPTVQGAMLVFDGATGTLKAIVDSPLVTEIKTAADSVLGASLLARPDSRHLLVVGAGTVAASLVKAYTAVLPGIERVSVWSRRPEQAQALVAALDGIPAELAAVPDLQAAVGQADIVTAATMARQPLILGDWVRPGTHVDLIGAFKADMREADDALMARAALFVDSRATTLGHIGELMMPIASGAITAESVLGDLYDLVRPGARRRQSPDEITVYKNGGGAHLDLMTADYIARVMAR
- a CDS encoding GntR family transcriptional regulator — encoded protein: MVDPPAARQEAAGRALPAPGRVEYEVARLFDVGKIPVRGALKRLETEGLMEFHRNRVAIVTTVSEPEIARSSRSGPSWDRTRSGCRCRI
- a CDS encoding FAD/NAD(P)-binding protein encodes the protein MYATADPGHRINVPAARMTMDCADRSGLQNWFDRRRIPLSPGTCLASSEAFVQRGLVAEYATDNLAPRLASGRVRDLRATALAARPAAGRFLIACDDGSELAADAVVIATSHPPPGIPAAFAGLADSPRLIADSSAADRLAEVARQARNLLVWAPG